Proteins from a genomic interval of Nocardioidaceae bacterium:
- a CDS encoding UDP-N-acetylmuramate--L-alanine ligase — translation MRVDIPDRILAVGELGHVHFVGIGGAGLSGIARVMAARGVRVSGSDGADSATLAALGEAGMTVHVGHAADQLGDADTVVVSTAVKDDNPEVVAARQRGLRIWPRSAALQSVLLDKRALAVAGTHGKTTTTSLLTMALREAGVDPSFAVGGDLAQLGTNAADGAGPDFVVEADESDGAFLVYTPHAAVVTNVEADHLDNWGTEEAYARAFVAFLDRVEPGGFVVLCIDDPGARALAAPAMQRGLRVLSVGEAEDADLRAVDVRVTGGRSFFTVTARPDVGVPDVAVALQIPGRHYVLDALAALACGVGLGYDVEALARGLEGFTGTRRRMERKGEAGGVRVYDSYAHHPREITGDLDAARSLLEEGQRLIVCFQPHMVSRTRLLGPEMGAALGAADEVVILDTYAAREEPDPEVGPALVASGCPLPSGSVHLGPEPAVVPSLLAELARPGDVVLTLGAGDVTRLGPLVLDELASTVTGEGA, via the coding sequence ATGCGGGTCGACATCCCCGACCGCATCCTCGCCGTCGGCGAGCTCGGCCACGTGCACTTCGTCGGCATCGGTGGCGCCGGGCTCTCCGGCATCGCCCGGGTCATGGCGGCCCGGGGCGTACGCGTCTCCGGCAGCGACGGCGCCGACTCCGCGACCCTGGCGGCGCTCGGCGAGGCGGGCATGACCGTGCACGTCGGGCACGCCGCGGACCAGCTCGGCGACGCCGACACCGTGGTCGTGTCCACGGCGGTCAAGGACGACAACCCCGAGGTCGTGGCGGCCCGGCAACGCGGGCTGCGCATCTGGCCGCGGTCGGCGGCGCTGCAGTCGGTGCTGCTCGACAAGCGCGCCCTCGCCGTCGCCGGCACCCACGGCAAGACCACGACCACCTCCCTGCTGACGATGGCGCTGCGCGAGGCGGGCGTCGACCCCTCCTTCGCGGTGGGTGGCGACCTCGCCCAGCTCGGCACCAACGCCGCCGACGGCGCCGGACCGGACTTCGTGGTCGAGGCCGACGAGTCCGACGGCGCGTTCCTCGTCTACACCCCCCACGCCGCTGTGGTCACCAACGTCGAGGCCGACCACCTCGACAACTGGGGCACCGAGGAGGCGTACGCGCGTGCGTTCGTCGCGTTCCTCGACCGCGTCGAGCCCGGCGGGTTCGTCGTGCTGTGCATCGACGACCCCGGCGCCCGGGCGCTGGCGGCGCCGGCGATGCAGCGCGGACTCCGCGTGCTGAGCGTCGGCGAGGCCGAGGACGCCGACCTGCGCGCGGTCGACGTCCGCGTCACCGGGGGCCGCTCCTTCTTCACCGTGACCGCTCGGCCCGACGTGGGCGTCCCCGACGTCGCGGTGGCCCTGCAGATCCCGGGCCGCCACTACGTGCTCGACGCGCTCGCGGCGCTGGCGTGCGGTGTCGGGCTCGGCTACGACGTGGAGGCGCTCGCCCGCGGGCTCGAGGGGTTCACCGGCACGCGGCGGCGCATGGAGCGCAAGGGTGAGGCCGGCGGCGTCCGCGTCTACGACTCCTACGCCCACCACCCCCGTGAGATCACCGGGGACCTGGATGCGGCGCGCAGCCTCCTCGAGGAGGGGCAGCGCCTGATCGTCTGCTTCCAGCCGCACATGGTCTCCCGGACGCGCCTGCTGGGACCCGAGATGGGTGCTGCCCTGGGGGCCGCGGACGAGGTCGTCATCCTCGACACGTACGCCGCCCGCGAGGAGCCTGACCCGGAGGTGGGGCCGGCCCTGGTGGCCTCGGGCTGTCCGCTGCCGAGCGGGTCGGTGCACCTGGGACCGGAGCCGGCGGTCGTCCCCT
- the murG gene encoding undecaprenyldiphospho-muramoylpentapeptide beta-N-acetylglucosaminyltransferase: MRVLLAGGGTAGHTSPLLATADALRRLDPSTQVTALGTPKGLETRVVPEAGYPLELVPPVPLPRSLSADLVRVPGRVRRAVSETLAVIDRVRPDVVVGFGGYVSVPAYLAARRRRLPLVVHEGNALPGIANKLGARLTEHVATSFPDTVLRGATFTGLPIRRMISTLDRAALRAEAAAHFGLDPARTTLLVTGGSQGARRLNQTVPGVRAELAAAGVQVLHVTGAQGGVDADAMAAADPGGPAYVVRDYVDRMDLAYAAADAVVCRSGSNTVTEVAAVGLPAVFVPLPHGNGEQALNAAGVVDAGGALLVADGEFGPTWAVQHLVPLLADPERLTRMGAAATDLIPRDADERLAAMVREAVTAAGAAGTGR, from the coding sequence ATGCGCGTCCTGCTCGCCGGCGGCGGCACCGCCGGCCACACCTCACCCCTGCTGGCGACCGCGGACGCGCTGCGTCGGCTCGACCCGAGCACGCAGGTCACGGCCCTGGGCACGCCCAAGGGGCTGGAGACGCGCGTGGTCCCCGAGGCGGGCTACCCCCTCGAGCTGGTGCCCCCGGTGCCCCTGCCGCGCTCGCTGAGCGCCGACCTGGTGCGGGTGCCGGGCCGCGTACGCCGCGCCGTGTCCGAGACCCTCGCCGTGATCGACCGGGTCCGGCCCGACGTCGTGGTCGGGTTCGGCGGGTACGTCTCGGTCCCCGCCTACCTCGCCGCCCGCCGTCGTCGGCTGCCGCTGGTCGTGCACGAGGGCAACGCCCTGCCGGGCATCGCCAACAAGCTCGGCGCGCGCCTGACCGAGCACGTCGCGACGAGCTTCCCCGACACCGTGCTGCGCGGGGCCACGTTCACCGGACTGCCGATCCGCCGCATGATCTCCACCCTCGACCGGGCGGCGCTCCGGGCGGAGGCCGCCGCGCACTTCGGGCTGGACCCGGCACGCACGACCCTGCTGGTCACGGGCGGCTCCCAGGGCGCCCGCCGGCTCAACCAGACCGTCCCGGGCGTCCGCGCCGAGCTCGCCGCCGCCGGTGTGCAGGTGCTGCACGTGACCGGCGCCCAGGGAGGCGTCGACGCCGACGCGATGGCCGCGGCCGACCCCGGCGGGCCCGCGTACGTCGTGCGCGACTACGTCGACCGCATGGACCTCGCGTACGCCGCCGCCGACGCCGTGGTGTGCCGGTCGGGGTCCAACACGGTCACCGAGGTCGCCGCCGTGGGCCTGCCCGCGGTGTTCGTGCCGCTGCCGCACGGCAACGGCGAGCAGGCGCTCAACGCGGCCGGTGTCGTGGACGCCGGTGGGGCGCTGCTGGTCGCCGACGGCGAGTTCGGCCCGACGTGGGCCGTCCAGCACCTGGTGCCGCTGCTCGCCGACCCCGAGCGACTCACGCGCATGGGCGCCGCCGCCACCGATCTCATCCCGCGCGACGCCGACGAGCGGCTCGCCGCGATGGTGCGTGAGGCCGTGACCGCAGCGGGCGCAGCGGGGACGGGACGCTGA
- the ftsW gene encoding putative lipid II flippase FtsW encodes MAETDATTTRAPRAGRGVLAPVRTWSASTRRTLDHPLASYYLLLGSTGLLLLIGLLMVLSASSVASYRLYDTSYYYFTRQFTWVLVGLPLAWVATKLPQVLLRRLAWVGVGVTFALIVASTTGLGVEVNGNTNWVALGPVQLQPSEIAKFTMVVWAADVLARKEPLLVDWRHTLVPVVPVMLLLTAMVVVLQQDLGTGLVLFAITLGVLWVAGAPGKLFAIAMGTGAAAAMTLVATDLERMERLTTFVDPFKDFEGGGWQAAHGLFAMSSGGWFGKGISASQQKWGTLPEAHTDFIFAVLGEELGLVGTLLVLGLFGLIAFAAVRLAVTTADPFVRYLTSGVMIWLLAQMMINVAMVLTLLPVIGIPLPLVSYGGSALVPTLVALGLLVGFARREPRARAALALKRAARTERLRELRRQRGEARHQVSTQGPTQPHAGHAQEEPVGAGR; translated from the coding sequence GTGGCCGAGACTGACGCCACCACCACCCGGGCTCCGAGGGCCGGCCGCGGTGTGCTCGCTCCGGTGCGCACCTGGTCGGCCTCCACGCGGCGTACGCTCGACCACCCGCTCGCGTCGTACTACCTGCTGCTCGGGTCGACCGGCCTGCTGCTCCTGATCGGGCTGCTCATGGTGCTGAGCGCCTCGAGCGTCGCCTCCTACCGTCTCTACGACACGAGCTACTACTACTTCACGCGGCAGTTCACCTGGGTCCTCGTCGGGCTGCCGCTGGCGTGGGTGGCCACGAAGCTGCCGCAGGTGCTGCTGCGCCGGTTGGCGTGGGTCGGCGTCGGCGTCACCTTCGCGCTCATCGTGGCCTCGACCACTGGCCTCGGCGTCGAGGTCAACGGCAACACCAACTGGGTGGCGCTCGGGCCCGTCCAGCTGCAGCCCTCGGAGATCGCGAAGTTCACGATGGTCGTGTGGGCGGCGGACGTGCTCGCCCGCAAGGAGCCGCTGCTGGTCGACTGGCGCCACACGCTGGTGCCGGTCGTGCCGGTGATGCTGCTGCTGACTGCCATGGTCGTCGTCCTCCAGCAGGACCTCGGCACCGGTCTCGTGCTGTTCGCCATCACGCTCGGCGTGCTCTGGGTGGCGGGCGCCCCGGGCAAGCTCTTCGCGATCGCGATGGGCACGGGCGCCGCGGCGGCCATGACGCTCGTCGCGACGGACCTGGAGCGCATGGAGCGCCTGACGACCTTCGTCGACCCCTTCAAGGACTTCGAGGGCGGCGGGTGGCAGGCCGCCCACGGCCTGTTCGCGATGAGCTCCGGCGGATGGTTCGGCAAGGGCATCTCGGCGAGCCAGCAGAAGTGGGGAACGCTCCCCGAGGCGCACACCGACTTCATCTTCGCCGTGCTGGGCGAGGAGCTCGGGCTCGTCGGCACCCTGCTCGTGCTCGGCCTCTTCGGTCTCATCGCCTTCGCGGCGGTGAGGCTCGCGGTGACCACGGCCGACCCGTTCGTGCGCTACCTGACCTCGGGCGTGATGATCTGGCTCCTGGCCCAGATGATGATCAACGTCGCGATGGTGCTGACCCTGCTGCCGGTCATCGGCATCCCGCTGCCCCTGGTCTCCTACGGCGGCTCGGCGCTCGTGCCGACGCTCGTCGCTCTCGGCCTGCTGGTCGGGTTCGCCCGCCGCGAGCCGCGGGCCCGTGCAGCGCTGGCCCTCAAGCGCGCTGCGCGCACCGAGCGCCTGCGCGAGCTGCGTCGTCAGCGTGGCGAGGCGAGGCACCAGGTGTCCACGCAGGGGCCGACCCAGCCGCACGCCGGGCACGCGCAGGAGGAGCCCGTGGGGGCCGGCCGCTGA
- a CDS encoding UDP-N-acetylmuramoyl-L-alanine--D-glutamate ligase: MTDVEGLGRHSDWSGVRAVVAGFGVSGFAAADTLVHLGAQVVALDESEAGGRGDKSERAELLTVLGADVRLGPGSTATLPEHVDLVVTSPGWRPDAPLLAQAAERGVPVWGEIELAWRVRDLARPAPWLVVTGTNGKTTTVRMLASILEAAGLRVAACGNVGRPVLEAVMDPEPYDVLAVELSSFQLHWSSSVAAESAAVLNVAEDHVDWHGTFEEYAAAKGKAYEGVQRACVYNVADARTEQLVRDADVVEGARAVGFTLGVPAPGMVGVVEDVLADRAFVAARRDSAAELCQIGDLFSPAPHVVADALAAAALARAHGVEPVHVRDGLRSFRPDAHRIALVAEQHGITWVDDSKATNPHAASSSLGAYEPVVWVAGGLAKGATFDELVATHAARLRGVVLLGRDRAVVAEALRRHAPDVPVFDTGDGEDGVMERVVRAAADLAEAGDTVLMAPGCASMDQFADYADRGTKFASAVRHHLGVAGDPGASGGT; the protein is encoded by the coding sequence CGAGGCCGGGGGCCGCGGCGACAAGAGCGAGCGCGCCGAGCTGCTCACCGTGCTCGGGGCCGACGTACGCCTCGGCCCCGGCAGCACCGCGACGCTGCCCGAGCACGTCGACCTGGTCGTCACCTCGCCGGGCTGGCGCCCGGACGCGCCGCTGCTGGCCCAGGCCGCGGAGCGCGGGGTGCCGGTGTGGGGCGAGATCGAGCTCGCCTGGCGCGTCCGCGACCTCGCCCGCCCCGCGCCGTGGCTCGTCGTGACCGGCACCAACGGCAAGACCACCACCGTCCGCATGCTCGCCTCGATCCTCGAGGCCGCCGGGCTGCGGGTCGCCGCGTGCGGCAACGTCGGGCGGCCGGTGCTCGAGGCCGTGATGGACCCCGAGCCGTACGACGTGCTCGCCGTCGAGCTCTCCAGCTTCCAGCTGCACTGGTCGAGCTCGGTCGCGGCGGAGTCGGCGGCGGTGCTGAACGTCGCCGAGGACCACGTCGACTGGCACGGCACCTTCGAGGAGTACGCGGCCGCCAAGGGCAAGGCGTACGAGGGCGTGCAGCGCGCCTGCGTCTACAACGTCGCCGACGCCCGCACCGAGCAGCTGGTCCGTGACGCCGACGTCGTCGAGGGGGCCCGCGCCGTCGGCTTCACCCTCGGGGTGCCGGCTCCGGGCATGGTCGGGGTCGTCGAGGACGTGCTCGCCGACCGTGCCTTCGTGGCCGCGCGCCGGGACTCCGCCGCCGAGCTGTGCCAGATCGGCGACCTGTTCTCCCCGGCGCCCCACGTGGTCGCCGACGCCCTGGCCGCGGCCGCCCTGGCGCGCGCGCACGGGGTCGAGCCGGTCCACGTACGCGACGGGCTGCGCTCCTTCCGCCCCGACGCCCACCGCATCGCCCTGGTCGCCGAGCAGCACGGCATCACCTGGGTCGACGACTCCAAGGCCACCAACCCGCACGCGGCGTCCTCCTCGCTGGGCGCGTACGAGCCGGTCGTCTGGGTCGCCGGCGGGTTGGCGAAGGGCGCGACGTTCGACGAGCTCGTGGCCACGCACGCGGCCCGCCTGCGGGGCGTCGTGCTGCTCGGTCGCGACCGCGCGGTGGTGGCCGAGGCTTTACGACGACACGCTCCCGACGTCCCGGTCTTCGACACCGGCGACGGCGAGGATGGGGTGATGGAGCGTGTGGTCCGGGCCGCGGCCGACCTCGCCGAGGCAGGTGACACGGTGCTGATGGCCCCGGGCTGCGCGTCCATGGACCAGTTCGCCGACTACGCCGACCGCGGCACCAAGTTCGCGAGCGCCGTGCGGCACCACCTGGGTGTCGCGGGCGACCCGGGAGCCTCAGGAGGGACGTGA